Proteins co-encoded in one Aethina tumida isolate Nest 87 chromosome 7, icAetTumi1.1, whole genome shotgun sequence genomic window:
- the LOC109595038 gene encoding probable 39S ribosomal protein L49, mitochondrial, giving the protein MAGLACKLRSVLSKLSEVNTNLKIVRHGSYYSSPFLEDVGKISTKYETSRDPEEWKCVENILPPLTIPQPVKKEYYSGWKPQAENLQDRPYYIRRTKNHMIPVYLLLAQNNIRRHTVIKHIQGDIWLFEKELTDFLKTLTIKPIRIQVNEFVGNIKINGDFVNAIKYFLEQKGY; this is encoded by the exons ATGGCTGGACTAGCGTGTAAACTTCGTAgtgttttaagtaaattatcggaagttaacacaaatttaaag atcgTTCGACATGGATCCTATTATAGTTCACCGTTCTTGGAAGACGTAGGGAAAATATCTACTAAATACGAAACTAGTCGAGATCCTGAAGAATGGAAGTGTGTGGAAAATATTTTGCCCCCACTCACTATTCCACAACCAGTAAAGAAAGAATATTATTCTGGTTGGAAACCGCAAGCTGAGAATCTACAAGACAGGCCTTACTATATTAGGCGAACGAAAAACCACATGATACCTGTGTATTTACTTTTAGCACAAAACAACATTCGAAGACATAcagtaattaaacatattcagGGCGATATTTGGTTATTCGAGAAAGAACTTACTGATTTCTTGAAAACTCTAACAATAAAGCCTATTAGAATACAAGTAAATGAATTTGttggtaatattaaaattaatggagaTTTTGTAAATGCCATCAAGTACTTCTTAGAACAAAAAGGTTACTAA
- the LOC109595042 gene encoding ectopic P granules protein 5 homolog — translation MEAVRIKVKTKKKKTKETSETSQGESTSSSSVLETESSTLEISSNKNIEASNYDDDIIIVNESTCPMVENVYSSAEEVFDKEQSEVQISEGDLNASCDNAVATEVTETASISAPNFEHLLEQNREIMSQIQLDDLKEAPELTAKPKTAKPTIKPYTEQQLAALYTNSELETAETFVSQFVEAELKGIAIKQHTLYDLLMNYLHVREKITGNNLELEQFRKEYRDLQSELWSVYRAEVSGRAACQDGTVVIATHSYNKSIFHRAVFQTVVRLLGNIQKLTYENHVLYSYSAEDYKMQIELYVQGIITKCISLTQLDKNARVFLSMQPEPPHLRECFSDLRLCISVLFAFQRKLIRDKGFVKETRVWLGRLIAVLLRVANYQDHLFIINHILRCPSGVGNWAAGFVQVPLDVASVDNSPFANYQINHLMTILSIILMPVKEREKFLEDIAQVSENASDALWVMVDSDGEEDEESSGTSLRENDLVSLVNQLPLDGLFRTLLLVQQKNYKDVYDSSLLSEHHILRFLSFSTNLLRIFHKGLQTYHQTRYNQFSKRLSRFIRHVTQYATDQWELFKTVQDNADQAMIEKLQVEYDAFFLRAIYYLYSSQKLGAWQFLAVVPYHIVTIKTLWKIYYFLHSADSYAQDILNPLDDNDYSKLLWDPELRSQFEEKVNTLEDAEVYYLLNTFANMALCRSEEDMEFIHASAMDLLQIGFIKESTQDSCSKSSRILLTHITSKHPHLLTNILKKVKENMDTIQDLALQLYEELPLSIWNVQEVDFKLLANLLLNYPITSNESKLARMVLSRLNWDKISYEMHRDVAILVVQAADQEPGYLQWAWQTVLRLKLHISDKQFTEFGRVQEVERYDILMKGIREHKPLASFVAILMTSWGHAVPLVCTHGLSQILFLQTQQKHEAVLFALYVIMPLFIDSQECIINCDKFQQILVNTLNADRGYISMAKSFIAEQKTVLQQFGNMIETQIVNYPFYDQDSPRLFVRLWMNSLVSIPNWNKDFGVMYLLDVIVRTAFFHKDALEVASNILKDLIQCATPQEQTGTISSLFKWVSNANNNGSLISSSLSTYTYLAYIMIEIEHVERELKTGLWKELLMQLHRQKGKINVDQAIKKAASNQKTTAFSSASLCIYRWAQQAMDSPLDHPLLALLWQKFFTLYLERLPGSSVIDTGCVGEKFFDGLVNFAYFKRIKKRLQETVEFYQGLVDMKDEDNDQLEKKEFFNCLLKVFKAFLLWLEEPRLHESNIMLSNLPPTYEPVLLGHIIQGINIPWYEYLDYEKLKIEQQQSIRIWRVCNFREKTNVNQPLPMPGKTIESPDPVQRILRRLASYDPPQPPPSICNTAPIIAPLNFSSKEDLFKSLEISFKTLIQFSHNHIMKISEHKALDCSYQELIPQLYRSVLNKVKKKVPCKGRNQTVHCSGAALITLEMEEARVNERIQHQIETNRNAYESLLAKNLQVPAMPLCSSSITVQQAITMLQQQLRYNPATAELGVELFYYILSLLCEETLNYPPTKTLFTTCLERLGQSHICNFEHEMPRLLDKILKEPNFGGYLAPHFSPSKVGTNTLLSMYSTISKEIGQKYDVAFALLSKFDIEGWLTTREPKLAQRSQFIQSVTKSLSAMGFDPPIPALMLHGLYRKHLLTIFEFQFPEHYGEVIVQVLKASNATTDSSLISVNVWLDLLNSLARPVHLNVKTTLRDQLRQYAQYQKMLHHQELLETAELLAKQFTAERLQYGLYGLYPKCRNYMDVFVLYMGMTGHGLVISTLNVHQGKLDDQLCEVIWPYLREMFAPWLVPYSMQNQKEHMASWIQQLADDRTVLLPWIPADGNFAQKVVHVFYECIQFIIVTLPACNNILRFIWQWYATCFAHTAVKDHILLPIHQTFMGLQWQKFWPTMTDLDYMLKIVDQYLPECHSFLGHIFMAIPWPNWLNNFTNSSPQIKGRVYQCFMNLLVKLCNEPNVRNRYADKAKSLLVQAENFDWSNLEPPVFQHVMDWYVMSCDSSVIFKTDPLNLDHRVLHFLKTVSGCTKSVIPSNNDIMLKRLIYLRTFIKLLSVYSSKFKSNLPSREVEISNVILRQLNDIEVVVQNQDEMTIIIGELLFILNITNLSNISNKAFTQWIKNKSGESYIITSILKTIGVSVSELDVLADILETTLNSYFQNSVSEPTWNYIRDNLNILASKQTQLENILIQNGCILSLNAILLQHAKKSSDTETLLNCILNWMTNIKISEETEPKIPLIWCGVINLSLEHCEKDEPSTAAILNKFSQILLEMADAKGNSSWKRGLLSAIGINKQGISINFRFLCRALAGYILAQLPDMKGEPRVVRFVPNAPYKVGQPGGNTECVKLLLSLDFGQSQGQIKECAELALRQIQDSSNSLHNAKKFLFLLVKQFYLKSYLRDIN, via the exons atgGAGGCTGTAAGAATTAAAGTGAAAACAAAG AAAAAGAAAACCAAAGAGACTTCTGAAACTAGTCAAGGTGAATCCACTTCAAGTAGTAGTGTACTTGAAACTGAATCCTCAACTTTGGAAATATCAAGTAACAAAAACATTGAGGCCAGCAACTATGATGAtgacattattattgttaatgaatCTACATGTCCTATGGTTGAGAATGTATACAGTAGTGCTGAGGAGGTGTTTGATAAAGAACAGTCTGAAGTACAAATCAGTGAAGGTGACTTAAATGCAAGTTGTGACAATGCAGTTGCTACag AGGTTACTGAAACAGCATCAATTTCTGCTCCAAATTTCGAACATTTACTAGAACAAAACCGCGAAATTATGAGTCAAATTCAGTTAGACGATTTGAAAGAAGCTCCCGAATTAACTGCTAAACCTAAAACTGCCAAACCAACGATCAAACCATACACCGAACAACAATTGGCCGCCCTTTATACTAATTCCGAATTAGAAACTGCCGAAACATTCGTTTCGCAATTTGTCGAAGCCGAACTTAAGGGCATCGCGATTAAACAGCACACGTTATACGATCTGTTGATGAATTATTTACATGTAAGGGAAAAAATTACCGGCAACAATTTAGAACTGGAGCAATTCAGAAAGGAGTATAGGGACCTTCAGAGCGAACTGTGGAGCGTTTATAGGGCGGAGGTGAGCGGTAGAGCTGCATGCCAGGATGGTACCGTCGTCATTGCCACCCACAGCTACAATAAAAGCATCTTCCACAGGGCCGTGTTTCAAACTGTTGTCAGATTGTTGGGGAATATCCAGAAATTGACGTATGAAAATCACGTTTTGTACTCCTATTCAGCTGAGGATTACAAAATGCAG ATTGAATTGTACGTCCAgggaataataacaaaatgcaTTAGTCTGACACAATTAGATAAAAACGCCAGAGTTTTTCTATCCATGCAGCCAGAACCTCCCCATCTTAGAGAATGTTTTAGTGACCTACGTTTATGTATTTCCGTACTTTTTGCTTTTCAAAGGAAGCTAATCCGCGACAAAGGATTTGTTAAAGAAACCAGAGTGTGGCTAGGACGATTGATAGCAGTATTGTTACGGGTCGCCAATTACCAAGACcacttgtttattattaatcacattttgcg atgTCCATCCGGAGTGGGCAATTGGGCTGCCGGTTTTGTACAGGTTCCATTGGACGTAGCATCTGTGGATAATTCCCCGTTTGCAAATTACCAAATAAATCATCTAATGACTATACTTTCCATAATATTAATGCCGGTAAAAGAAAGGGAGAAGTTTTTGGAAGAC ATTGCACAGGTATCTGAAAACGCCTCGGATGCGTTATGGGTTATGGTGGATTCGGACGGTGAAGAAGATGAGGAATCTTCCGGGACATCACTAAGAGAAAACGATTTGGTATCTCTTGTCAATCAGTTGCCGCTTGATGGTTTGTTCAGAACGTTACTGCTCGTCcaacagaaaaattataag GATGTTTATGATTCGTCTCTACTCTCAGAACATCATATTCTACGATTCTTATCGTTCTCCACAAATTTGCTTCGCATCTTCCACAAGGGATTGCAAACTTACCACCAGACTAGATACAACCAGTTCTCTAAACGATTGAGCCGGTTTATTCGACACGTAACTCAGTATGCTACCGACCAATGGGAACTGTTTAAGACGGTGCAAGATAACGCTGATCAAGCCATGATTGAAAAGCTGCAAGTGGAGTATGATGCGTTCTTCTTAAGAGCCATTTATTACCTGTATTCTTCTCAAAAGTTAGGCGCTTGGCAATTTCTTGCGGTTGTCCCATATCatattgtaacaataaaaacactgtggaaaatatactattttctTCACAGCGCTGACTCTTATGCACAGGACATTTTAAACCCGTTGGACGATAACGACTACAGCAAATTGTTGTGGGATCCCGAGCTTAGGTCGCAGTTTGAAGAAAAAGTTAACACTCTTGAAGACGCAGAGGTTTATTATCTACTCAATACTTTCGCCAATATGGCTCTTTGTAGGTCTGAGGAAGACATGGAGTTTATACACGCCTCTGCCATGGATTTATTACAG aTCGGTTTCATAAAAGAATCTACACAAGATAGCTGTTCCAAATCTTCTAGAATCTTACTGACCCATATTACTTCCAAACATCCCCACTTATTAactaacatattaaaaaaagtaaaagaaaatatggatACAATCCAAGATTTGGCCTTACAACTGTATGAGGAACTGCCTCTATCAATTTGGAACGTCCAAGAAGTCGATTTTAAGTTGCTAGCAAATTTACTTTTGAACTATCCGATTACATCCAACGAAAGCAAGTTGGCCAGAATGGTCTTGTCACGTCTGAACTGGGATAAAATATCTTACGAAATGCACCGGGACGTCGCAATATTGGTGGTGCAGGCGGCCGACCAAGAGCCAGGTTACTTGCAATGGGCTTGGCAGACGGTTCTGAGGCTCAAATTGCACATTAGCGACAAGCAGTTCACCGAATTTGGCAGAGTGCAAGAGGTTGAGCGGTACGACATTCTGATGAAAG gtATTCGTGAACATAAACCGTTGGCTAGTTTCGTGGCCATTCTTATGACATCGTGGGGCCACGCCGTACCTCTAGTGTGTACACACGGTCTctctcaaatattatttttgcaaaCTCAACAGAAACACGAAGCTGTTTTGTTTGCTCTTTACGTGATCATGCCTTTATTTATAGACAGTCAAGAATGCATAATAAATTGCGACAAGTTCCAGCAGATACTTGTAAATACTTTGAATGCCGACAGGGGATACATATCAATGGCTAAAAGCTTTATTGCCGAGCAAAAGACTGTGCTACAGCAGTTTGGTAATATGATAGAAAcacaaatagtaaattatccGTTTTATGATCAGGACAGTCCAAGGTTATTCGTTAGGTTGTGGATGAATTCGTTAGTTTCAATTCCAAATTGGAACAAAGATTTTGGTGTTATGTATTTGTTAGATGTAATTGTCAGAACTGCTTTCTTTCACAAGGACGCCCTTGAAGTGGCAAGTAATATCTTAAAGGACCTAATTCAG tgtGCCACACCCCAGGAACAAACTGGAACAATcagttctttatttaaatgggTGTCGAACGCAAATAACAACGGTAGTTTAATAAGCAGCTCCCTTTCAACTTATACATATTTGGCTTATATTATGATTGAAATCGAACATGTTGAACGAGAATTAAAAACAGGTCTTTGGAAGGAACTTTTAATGCAATTGCATAgacaaaaaggaaaaattaatgttgatcAAGCCATTAAG AAAGCGGCCAGTAATCAAAAAACTACTGCGTTTTCTTCTGCctctttatgtatttatagatGGGCTCAACAAGCCATGGATTCACCTTTAGATCATCCGTTGTTGGCCCTATTGTGGCAGaagttttttacattatatttggAAAGATTGCCTGGTTCTAG tGTCATAGATACAGGATGTGTCGGTGAGAAGTTTTTTGATGGTTTGGTAAATTTTgcctattttaaaagaattaagaAACGACTTCAGGAAACTGTTGAATTCTACCAAGGCCTTGTTGACATGAAAGATGAAGATAATGATCAACTGGAGAAAAAGGAATTCTTTAACTGCTTATTAAA AGTGTTTAAAGCATTTTTACTTTGGCTTGAAGAACCGAGGCTGCATGAATCCAATATCATGTTAAGTAATTTGCCACCAACATATGAACCAGTTCTATTAGGACACATTATACAGGGAATCaat ATTCCCTGGTATGAATATTTAGACTATGAGAAGCTAAAGATTGAACAACAACAATCAATACGTATATGGAGAGTTTGCAATTTTAGAGAGAAAACTAATGTTAATCAACCTCTACCTATGCCTGGAAAAACTATTGAAAGTCCAGATCCTGTACAAAGAATATTGAGAAGGCTTGCGTCATATGATCCACCTCAACCACCACCTAGTATATGTAATACTGCTCCCATTATTGCGCCTTTAAATTTCTCAAGTAAAGAAGATTTGTTTAAATCCTTGGAGATATCTTTCAAAACATTAATCCAATTCTCCCA CAATCACATTATGAAGATATCAGAACACAAAGCTTTGGATTGTTCATATCAAGAACTGATCCCTCAACTGTACAGATCCGTTTTGAATAAGGTGAAGAAAAAAGTGCCTTGTAAGGGTAGGAATCAAACAGTTCATTGTTCTGGAGCTGCTCTTATAACTCTCGAAATGGAGGAAGCGAGAGTTAATGAGAGGATACAACATCAAATCGAAACAAATCGCAACGCTTACGAGTCCTTACTGGCTAAAAATCTACAAGTTCCCGCTATGCCTTTGTGTTCTTCGTCTATTACCGTTCAACAAGCTATAAC TATGTTACAACAACAGCTTCGTTACAATCCTGCGACCGCAGAATTGGGAGTTGAGctgttttattacattttatcttTGTTGTGCgaagaaacattaaattatccaCCTACTAAGACATTATTTACAACATGTTTAGAGCGTCTAGGACAA TCTCACATATGTAATTTTGAACATGAAATGCCCAGACTTttggataaaatattaaaagaaccAAATTTTGGAGGTTACTTGGCTCCACATTTTTCACCAAGTAAAGTGGGAACAAATACTTTATTGTCAATGtattcaacaatttcaaaagaaatcGGACAAAAGTACGACGTGGCTTTTGCCCTTTTATCTAAGTTTGACATAGAAGGTTGGTTAACCACGCGAGAACCGAAACTGGCTCAACGTTCCCAGTTCATTCAATCAGTAACGAAATCTCTCTCAGCCATGGGTTTCGATCCCCCGATCCCAGCCCTCATGTTACATGGTCTCTATCGGAAGCATTTGCTGACCATCTTCGAATTTCAGTTCCCCGAACATTACGGGGAAGTAATTGTACAGGTTCTTAAGGCTTCGAATGCTACGACTGATTCGTCGCTGATTTCTGTTAATGTTTGGCTGGATCTACTTAATTCGCTGGCACGACCGGTGCATTTGAACGTGAAGACGACTTTGAGAGATCAGTTGAGACAGTATGCGCAGTACCAGAAAATGCTTCATCACCAGGAGCTTTTGGAAACTGCCGAACTGTTGGCTAAGCAGTTTACAGCAGAACGATTACAATATGGATTGTATGGATTATATCCTAAGTGTAGGAATTACATGGATGTTTTCGTGTTGTACATGG GTATGACAGGTCACGGTTTAGTTATTAGCACATTGAATGTACATCAAGGCAAACTGGACGACCAGCTATGTGAAGTAATATGGCCATACCTTCGAGAAATGTTTGCACCATGGCTGGTTCCGTACTCGATGCAAAATCAGAAGGAACACATGGCATCTTGGATTCAACAACTAGCTGATGATAGAACGGTACTTTTGCCCTGGATACCGGCAGATGGAAATTTCGCACAAAAA GTGGTTCACGTGTTTTATGAATGCATCCAGTTCATAATTGTGACTCTGCCag cttGCAATAACATATTAAGGTTTATATGGCAATGGTATGCTACCTGCTTTGCCCATACTGCCGTAAAAGATCACATTCTACTCCCCATTCATCAGACTTTTATGGGCCTTCAATGGCAAAAATTCTGGCCCACTATGACGGATTTAGATTATATGTTAAAG ATTGTCGATCAATATCTACCAGAATGTCACTCATTCCTCGGTCACATATTCATGGCTATACCGTGGCCGAATTGGTTGAACAATTTCACAAACTCTTCGCCTCAGATTAAAGGTCGGGTGTACCaatgttttatgaatttgCTGGTAAAATTGTGTAACGAACCTAATGTCAGAAACAGGTACGCCGACAAAGCAAAGTCTCTTTTAGTCCAAGCAGAAAATTTTGATTGGAGTAATTTGGAACCGCCAGTCTTTCAACATGTTATGGACTGGTATGTTATGAGCTGTGATTCATCTGTGATATTTAAAACTGACCCATTAAATTTAGATCACCGCGTTTTACA TTTCCTGAAGACGGTATCTGGTTGTACTAAATCTGTTATACCTTCTAACAATGACATAATGCTGAAGAGACTGATTTATTTAAGGACATTCATTAAACTTCTCTCAGTCTATTCaagcaaatttaaatcaaatttaccttCAAGAGAAGTTGAAATCAGCAACGTGATTCTTCGACAGTTAAACGACATTGAAGTAGTTGTTCAAAATCAAGACGAAATGACTATTATTATTGgagaattgttatttattttaaatataacaaatttaagtaaCATTAGCAACAAAGCTTTTACCCAATGGATAAAGAACAAATCTGGAGAGTCGTATATTATTacgtcaattttaaaaaccattGGAGTATCTGTGAGTGAATTAGACGTACTTGCTGATATTTTGGAAACGACACTGAACAGCTACTTTCAAAATTCCG tttcagAACCTACATGGAATTACattagagataatttaaatatattggccTCCAAACAAACACAATTAGAAAACATTCTAATACAAAACGGATGCATACTTTCATTAAATGCTATACTGCTACAACATGCAAAAAAATCTTCTGATACTGAAACGCTATTgaattgcattttaaattggatgacaaatataaaaatcag TGAAGAAACTGAGCCGAAAATCCCACTTATTTGGTGTGGAGTTATCAATTTGTCTTTGGAACACTGTGAAAAAGATGAACCATCTACAGCTGCAATTCTAAACaaattttctcaaattttacTTGAAATGGCTGATGCCAAAGGTAATTCAAGTTGGAAGAGAGGACTTTTAAGTGCCATTGGAATTAACAAACAGGGCATATCTATtaa tttcagATTTTTATGCAGAGCCTTAGCtggatatattttagcccAGTTACCCGATATGAAAGGTGAACCTAGGGTTGTTAGATTTGTACCAAATGCTCCGTATAAGGTGGGGCAGCCAGGTGGAAATACAGAATGTGTCAAATTGCTTTTATCTTTAGACTTTGGGCAATCACAAGGGCAAATTAAAGAATGTGCTGAATTGGCTTTACGACAG ATACAAGACTCCAGCAATTCCCTTCATAATGCCAAAAAATTTCTGTTCCTGTTGGtgaagcaattttatttgaaatcttATCTTAGAGATATAAATTAG
- the LOC109595041 gene encoding dynein light chain Tctex-type protein 2 has translation MSDEPPPEAEQPEEAPAAAAAESPASAPEPEKPSEKPPEEPAEPPPESAPEKAEESPPDKSLEKSIEKSEEKSIEKSTEKSLDKSIEKSAVKSIASIKSFEKSKTILSSKTKLDEKSESRRAISDQDIHKLREGESLVMGRGASRSQLMFEKSGTQVHKMSSKQKAVLGSVISIRRDSQAEDMTKKAVRFMNTYELESKTPFNSEMVYKILKDTVDRLAADFEYAPDICAEQAKVASKLIRTQVKELAFDRYKIINLVSIGEKHSQDFMITTRFLWDAQRDKFAMYTTENTSMYIIAICYGLYYE, from the coding sequence ATGTCGGACGAACCACCTCCCGAAGCTGAACAGCCAGAGGAAGCTCCGGCCGCGGCGGCCGCGGAGTCTCCGGCTTCAGCTCCCGAACCTGAGAAACCTTCTGAAAAACCACCCGAAGAGCCGGCCGAACCTCCACCCGAAAGTGCACCGGAAAAAGCAGAGGAGAGCCCGCCAGACAAATCATTAGAAAAATCGATAGAAAAATCAGAAGAGAAATCCATTGAAAAATCCACCGAAAAGTCCCTAGATAAATCCATTGAAAAATCCGCTGTAAAATCCATCGCCAGCATCAAATCTTTTGAAAAATCGAAGACCATTTTGTCGTCGAAAACAAAACTCGATGAGAAATCGGAATCGCGAAGAGCGATATCCGATCAGGACATTCATAAACTGCGCGAGGGTGAGTCGCTGGTTATGGGTAGAGGTGCAAGTCGAAGCCAATTGATGTTTGAAAAAAGCGGAACCCAAGTTCACAAAATGAGCAGTAAACAGAAAGCGGTATTGGGTAGTGTTATTTCAATTAGACGGGACAGCCAGGCGGAAGACATGACAAAAAAGGCAGTCAGATTTATGAACACCTACGAACTCGAATCCAAAACTCCTTTTAACTCGGAAAtggtttataaaatacttaaggATACTGTAGATCGATTGGCGGCCGATTTTGAGTATGCGCCTGATATTTGTGCGGAGCAGGCGAAAGTTGCATCTAAACTTATTAGAACTCAAGTTAAAGAACTTGCGTTCGACagatacaaaataatcaacCTGGTATCTATTGGAGAAAAACATTCCCAAGATTTTATGATCACAACAAGGTTTCTGTGGGATGCCCAAAGGGATAAATTTGCTATGTATACCACCGAAAATACTTCAATGTATATCATTGCAATCTGCTACGGATTGTATTATGAATGA